One Streptococcus sp. S1 DNA window includes the following coding sequences:
- a CDS encoding GNAT family N-acetyltransferase translates to MELRRPTLADKETILNMMTEFEETQSAHDGGFWDAENFDYEEWLETNLNKEMGIGLPENRVPSIQFVLFDESGHALGFLNLRLRLNEGLLNYAGHIGYSIRPSERGKGYAKEALYQGLQLAKEKNIHRALVTCSTENPASRAVILANGGQFEDVRNGTERYWIEVE, encoded by the coding sequence ATGGAATTACGTAGACCAACATTAGCAGATAAAGAAACCATTCTAAACATGATGACAGAGTTCGAAGAGACCCAGTCGGCCCACGACGGCGGCTTTTGGGATGCTGAGAACTTTGATTATGAGGAGTGGCTAGAAACTAACCTTAATAAAGAAATGGGAATAGGATTGCCTGAAAATCGCGTTCCATCAATTCAGTTCGTATTGTTTGATGAATCAGGTCATGCTTTAGGTTTTTTGAATCTACGGCTGAGACTAAATGAGGGGTTGTTGAATTATGCTGGCCATATCGGTTATTCCATCCGCCCTTCTGAAAGGGGAAAAGGTTATGCCAAGGAAGCTCTCTATCAAGGTCTGCAACTAGCTAAAGAAAAGAACATCCATCGTGCTCTGGTGACATGTAGCACGGAAAATCCTGCCAGTCGAGCGGTTATCTTAGCTAATGGCGGTCAATTTGAAGATGTTCGAAATGGAACGGAGCGTTATTGGATAGAAGTGGAGTAG
- the nrdG gene encoding anaerobic ribonucleoside-triphosphate reductase activating protein yields the protein MTWNTPKPGEWKSEELSQGRIIDYKAFNFVDGEGVRNSLYVAGCMFHCEGCYNVATWSFNAGIPYTKELEEQIMADLAQPYVQGLTLLGGEPFLNTGILLPLVKRVRKELPDKDIWSWTGYTWEEMMLETPDKLELLSLIDILVDGRYDKSKRNLMLQFRGSSNQRIIDVQKSLKEGKVVIWDKLNDGRESFEQVKRDDLL from the coding sequence ATGACATGGAATACACCAAAACCAGGTGAGTGGAAGAGTGAAGAACTGAGTCAAGGTCGCATCATCGACTACAAGGCTTTTAACTTTGTCGATGGCGAAGGGGTGCGCAATTCCCTTTATGTGGCGGGTTGCATGTTTCACTGTGAGGGCTGTTACAATGTAGCGACCTGGTCTTTCAATGCAGGCATTCCCTATACCAAAGAGTTGGAAGAGCAGATCATGGCAGATCTGGCCCAACCCTATGTCCAGGGTTTGACCCTACTTGGAGGGGAACCCTTTCTCAACACTGGCATCCTTCTGCCCTTGGTCAAGCGCGTGAGAAAAGAGTTGCCTGATAAAGATATCTGGTCTTGGACAGGCTACACCTGGGAAGAAATGATGCTAGAGACACCAGACAAACTAGAGCTTCTATCACTGATTGATATTCTGGTCGATGGGCGCTATGATAAGAGCAAGCGCAACCTCATGTTGCAGTTCCGTGGCTCTTCTAACCAGCGGATCATTGATGTTCAAAAATCATTGAAAGAAGGAAAAGTCGTCATCTGGGATAAGCTCAATGACGGAAGGGAAAGTTTTGAGCAGGTCAAGCGGGACGATCTTTTGTAA
- the cpsA gene encoding LCP family glycopolymer transferase CpsA has translation MSQRRRCRRSEHKWGQLRIINSVLLIFLLMSASWATYTMLANNILAFRYVNILVIVLLALLLLLSAWFVIKNQAKKTTFVLLLVGLLASSGVLFASQQLLNLTSNVNGHSNYTEFEMAVYVKKDSDIKDIKEIKEVVAPKGNNNEANLTALLDNIKKTKGQEISVVDAPTYLDAYKSLQEGNASAMVLNSTFEDTIAAEDADYAKKLKKIYSYKIRKEVAATSKVSANADVFNIYVSGIDTYGPVTSVSRSDVNIIMTVNRKTKQVLLTTTPRDAYVPIADGGNNQNDKLTHAGIYGVDASIHTLENLYDIKLNYYVRLNFTSFLKLIDLLGGIDVENDQEFTSLHGKFHFPVGKVHLNSEQALGFVRERYSLQGGDNDRGKNQEKVIAAIIKKLTSTKVLSNYNEIIGNLQDSVQTNMQLPTMMNLINTQLESGGSYEVTSQAITGQGRTDLPSYAMPGYNLYVMELDQASLTKAKETIQKVMEGKEK, from the coding sequence ATGTCACAAAGGAGACGGTGCCGTCGTTCAGAACATAAGTGGGGGCAATTGCGAATCATTAATTCCGTATTGCTTATTTTTTTGCTTATGAGTGCAAGTTGGGCGACCTATACCATGTTGGCCAATAACATCTTGGCTTTTCGCTATGTTAATATTCTCGTGATTGTACTACTAGCTCTTCTCTTGCTCTTGTCAGCTTGGTTTGTGATCAAAAATCAGGCCAAAAAGACAACGTTCGTCCTGCTTCTTGTCGGCTTATTGGCTAGTTCAGGAGTTTTGTTTGCTAGCCAACAGCTTTTGAATCTGACCAGTAATGTCAATGGCCACTCTAACTATACAGAGTTTGAGATGGCTGTCTATGTCAAGAAAGACAGTGACATCAAAGATATCAAAGAAATCAAGGAAGTGGTGGCACCAAAGGGCAACAATAACGAAGCCAATCTTACTGCCCTCTTGGACAACATCAAAAAGACCAAGGGTCAGGAAATTTCTGTAGTGGATGCACCGACTTATCTAGATGCCTATAAGAGTCTGCAGGAAGGGAATGCCTCTGCTATGGTCCTCAACAGTACCTTTGAGGATACCATTGCCGCAGAAGATGCGGACTATGCGAAGAAGTTGAAGAAAATCTATTCCTACAAGATCCGAAAAGAAGTGGCAGCGACGAGCAAGGTGTCTGCCAATGCGGATGTCTTTAACATCTATGTCAGCGGGATCGATACCTATGGTCCGGTAACCTCGGTTTCTCGTTCAGATGTCAATATCATCATGACGGTCAATCGGAAGACCAAGCAAGTCCTATTGACAACGACACCACGGGATGCCTATGTACCGATTGCAGATGGTGGTAATAACCAAAATGATAAGTTGACCCATGCGGGGATCTACGGAGTGGATGCTTCTATCCATACCCTTGAGAATCTCTATGATATCAAGCTCAACTACTACGTTCGTCTCAATTTCACATCCTTCCTCAAGTTGATTGACCTTCTAGGGGGAATCGATGTGGAAAATGACCAGGAATTCACGAGCCTTCATGGCAAGTTCCATTTCCCAGTTGGCAAAGTCCATTTGAATTCGGAGCAAGCCCTCGGTTTTGTTCGCGAACGCTACTCTCTTCAAGGTGGCGACAATGACCGTGGGAAAAACCAAGAAAAAGTCATTGCAGCTATTATCAAAAAGTTGACCTCTACTAAGGTTTTAAGCAACTACAATGAGATTATCGGAAACCTCCAAGATTCTGTCCAAACCAACATGCAGTTGCCGACTATGATGAACTTGATCAATACCCAGCTAGAATCGGGTGGCTCTTATGAGGTGACTTCTCAAGCGATCACCGGTCAAGGACGCACCGACTTACCATCTTATGCCATGCCTGGTTACAACCTCTATGTCATGGAGTTGGATCAAGCCAGCTTGACCAAGGCTAAGGAAACCATTCAAAAAGTAATGGAAGGAAAAGAAAAATGA
- the cps4B gene encoding capsular polysaccharide biosynthesis protein Cps4B — translation MIDIHSHIVFDVDDGPKTREDTRALLEESYRQGVRTIISTSHRRKGMFETPEEKISENFQEVKKIAAEVAPDLTIHYGAEIYFTNDVLKKLEEKIIPRLADTRFALIEFSMGTPYKEIHTALDRLLHLGVTPVVAHIERYKCLEKNEERVQEMINMGCYMQINSSSVLKPRLFGDEQKQLKKRARYFLEKDLVHFVASDMHNVDKRPPYMAEAYRLIKEEYGEQRAQALFVSNQELLLADELI, via the coding sequence ATGATTGATATCCACTCGCACATCGTCTTTGATGTGGATGATGGACCAAAGACAAGAGAAGATACGCGTGCCTTATTGGAAGAAAGCTATCGCCAAGGGGTACGGACCATTATCTCCACTTCTCATCGCCGCAAGGGGATGTTTGAAACTCCCGAAGAAAAGATTTCTGAAAATTTTCAAGAAGTGAAAAAAATTGCGGCAGAGGTCGCGCCAGATTTAACGATTCATTATGGGGCAGAGATCTACTTTACCAATGATGTCTTGAAAAAACTGGAAGAAAAGATCATTCCACGTTTGGCAGATACGCGCTTTGCTCTGATCGAATTCAGCATGGGAACACCTTACAAGGAGATTCATACCGCTTTGGACCGCTTACTCCATCTAGGTGTGACACCAGTTGTGGCCCATATCGAGCGCTACAAGTGCTTGGAGAAAAATGAGGAGCGCGTGCAAGAGATGATTAACATGGGCTGCTACATGCAGATCAATAGTTCTAGTGTTCTCAAGCCTCGCCTCTTTGGGGATGAACAAAAACAACTCAAAAAACGAGCTCGGTACTTCTTAGAAAAAGACTTGGTACACTTTGTTGCCAGTGATATGCACAATGTAGATAAACGACCGCCTTATATGGCAGAAGCCTATCGCTTGATCAAGGAAGAATACGGAGAACAAAGAGCACAAGCTCTCTTTGTCAGCAATCAAGAACTCTTGTTAGCGGATGAATTAATCTAA
- a CDS encoding Wzz/FepE/Etk N-terminal domain-containing protein has product MNNQENQAVEIDVFAMLKTLWKRKFSIVLVALVFAIAAFGYSAFLAKKEYQSTSRIYVVSRQNQDNNALTNSDLQAGSYLVKDYREIILSQNVLSQAIEELKLDLTPAELSKKISVSVPTDTRILSITAKDGDPKEAARIANGLRNVAAAKIISVTKVSDVTTLDEAEVPQSPSSPNIRRNVLLGFIAGAGLMVVLMVVVEVLDDRVKRPEDIEELMGFTLLGIVPDIKKL; this is encoded by the coding sequence ATGAACAATCAAGAAAATCAAGCAGTGGAAATTGATGTTTTCGCTATGCTGAAGACCCTATGGAAACGCAAGTTCTCAATCGTTTTGGTCGCTCTTGTCTTTGCCATCGCAGCATTTGGCTATAGTGCCTTTTTAGCCAAGAAAGAATACCAAAGTACTAGCCGGATCTATGTGGTCAGTCGTCAAAACCAAGACAACAATGCCTTGACAAACTCGGATTTGCAGGCGGGTTCTTACTTGGTTAAAGACTACCGTGAGATCATCCTTTCTCAAAATGTATTGAGTCAGGCCATCGAAGAATTGAAACTCGATCTGACACCAGCTGAGCTGTCGAAAAAGATCAGTGTATCCGTTCCGACAGATACTCGTATCCTTTCCATCACGGCTAAGGATGGAGATCCAAAAGAAGCGGCCCGCATTGCCAATGGCCTTCGAAATGTAGCAGCTGCAAAGATCATCTCTGTGACCAAGGTGTCAGATGTTACGACTTTGGATGAAGCAGAAGTGCCTCAATCACCTTCTTCACCAAATATCCGACGCAATGTCCTTCTTGGCTTTATTGCTGGAGCTGGCTTGATGGTGGTTCTCATGGTCGTAGTAGAAGTCTTGGACGATCGTGTCAAGAGACCAGAGGATATCGAAGAATTGATGGGCTTCACCTTACTTGGTATTGTGCCAGATATTAAGAAATTGTAG
- a CDS encoding tyrosine-protein kinase, giving the protein MNTLEISKNKLQEIHKAEEYFNALATNIQLSGVNLKVIAVSSVQENEGKSTTSTNLAVAFARAGYKTLLVDCDIRNSVMTGVFRSRDKIQGLTDFLSGRSQLNQILYPTDFPNLDIIESGQVAPNPTGLLQSKNFTVMMDALREHFDYIIVDTPPIGIVIDAAIIAQRCDGTVLITESGANGRKAVQKAKEQLEQTGTPFLGVVLNKFNIKATEYGSYGGYGSYGEYGKK; this is encoded by the coding sequence ATGAATACATTAGAAATTTCAAAAAATAAACTACAAGAAATCCATAAGGCAGAGGAGTATTTCAATGCTCTTGCGACGAATATCCAATTGAGTGGTGTGAATCTGAAAGTCATCGCTGTCTCATCTGTTCAAGAAAACGAAGGAAAATCAACCACTTCAACCAACTTGGCCGTTGCCTTTGCGCGTGCGGGTTATAAGACTCTCTTAGTCGACTGCGATATCCGGAACTCTGTCATGACAGGGGTTTTCCGTAGCCGTGATAAGATCCAAGGATTGACTGACTTCTTATCTGGTCGTAGCCAATTGAACCAAATTTTATATCCTACTGATTTTCCAAACTTGGATATCATCGAATCTGGACAGGTCGCGCCAAACCCAACGGGTCTCTTGCAAAGTAAGAACTTCACCGTGATGATGGATGCCCTACGTGAGCATTTTGACTACATCATCGTCGATACACCTCCAATCGGAATCGTGATCGATGCGGCGATTATCGCTCAACGCTGTGATGGAACCGTCTTGATCACGGAATCTGGTGCCAATGGACGCAAGGCTGTCCAAAAGGCGAAGGAACAATTAGAACAAACAGGCACCCCTTTCTTAGGAGTAGTGCTCAATAAATTTAACATTAAAGCTACCGAGTATGGTTCGTATGGTGGATATGGATCTTACGGGGAATATGGGAAAAAGTAA
- a CDS encoding sugar transferase, with product MGEERIELEKLTIVLFQSLAVLFSAYIVSFFKNAEYTPQTIAVLYLLHFVAFYISNVSYRFYSRGYLDELFQVLKYNVFFAVGITFTSFMLDGVFSISRRGMIYFFLFNTFAVYAMDLLLKRYRKSVSPRRKSSRKIFLITATSRMEKVFDILHSPNLYHGDLIGVTVMDNTDFAHSGVRVVQPDQMMNFVTKEVVDEVFINLPSEDYNISDFVSEFESMGIDVSVNLNAFNFASLGNKRVREVGGLSVVTFSTNFYKPSHVFAKRLLDIAGAFFGLLICGLVSIVLVPLIRKDGGPAFFVQKRVGKNGRYFNFYKFRSMRVDAEEIKKDLMAQNTMTGGMFKMENDPRVTPIGRFIRKTSLDELPQFYNVLIGDMSLVGTRPPTVDEYQDYTPAQKRRLSFKPGITGLWQVSGRSEITDFDEVVKLDVAYMDDWTIWRDIQILLKTVKVVLRKEGAK from the coding sequence ATGGGAGAAGAAAGAATTGAACTGGAAAAATTAACGATTGTTCTCTTTCAAAGTTTGGCTGTCCTATTTTCAGCTTACATTGTGAGCTTTTTTAAGAATGCAGAATACACGCCACAGACGATCGCGGTGCTCTATCTTTTGCACTTTGTAGCCTTTTACATTAGCAATGTCTCCTATCGTTTTTACAGTAGGGGTTACCTAGATGAGCTCTTTCAGGTCTTGAAATACAATGTATTTTTCGCTGTTGGGATCACCTTTACCTCTTTTATGCTCGATGGGGTCTTTTCTATCTCTCGACGGGGGATGATCTACTTCTTTCTTTTTAATACCTTTGCCGTCTATGCCATGGATCTCTTGCTTAAGAGATACCGGAAATCTGTTTCACCACGGCGGAAAAGTTCGAGAAAGATCTTCTTGATCACAGCGACCAGTCGGATGGAAAAAGTATTTGATATCTTGCATTCACCCAACCTCTATCATGGAGATCTAATCGGTGTCACTGTCATGGACAATACGGATTTTGCTCATTCAGGTGTCAGGGTGGTGCAGCCGGATCAAATGATGAACTTTGTGACCAAGGAAGTGGTGGATGAAGTCTTTATCAATCTGCCAAGTGAGGACTATAATATAAGTGACTTCGTCTCGGAGTTTGAGAGTATGGGGATCGATGTGTCGGTCAATCTCAATGCCTTTAACTTCGCTTCCTTAGGCAATAAACGGGTTCGAGAAGTCGGGGGACTAAGCGTCGTCACTTTCTCAACCAATTTTTACAAACCGAGCCACGTATTTGCCAAACGTCTCTTGGATATTGCAGGAGCTTTCTTTGGCCTCTTGATTTGTGGACTAGTGAGTATCGTTTTGGTCCCTCTAATCCGCAAAGATGGCGGTCCTGCCTTCTTTGTACAGAAGCGGGTCGGAAAGAACGGACGGTATTTTAACTTCTATAAATTCCGCTCCATGCGCGTGGATGCCGAAGAGATTAAAAAAGATCTGATGGCGCAAAACACCATGACAGGTGGGATGTTTAAGATGGAAAACGATCCACGGGTAACACCGATCGGACGCTTTATCCGTAAGACCAGTCTTGATGAATTGCCACAATTTTACAATGTTCTGATCGGTGACATGAGTCTAGTCGGAACTCGTCCTCCAACGGTAGATGAATACCAAGACTATACGCCAGCCCAAAAACGTAGACTCAGTTTCAAGCCAGGGATTACAGGCCTTTGGCAAGTGAGCGGACGCAGTGAGATTACAGACTTTGACGAAGTGGTCAAACTCGACGTTGCATACATGGATGATTGGACGATCTGGAGAGATATTCAGATCCTGCTCAAGACCGTGAAGGTTGTACTTAGAAAAGAAGGAGCGAAGTAG
- a CDS encoding LicD family protein produces MSKVRQIQLGELSLLEKYIEICTKHNLRYYALGGTLLGAIRHKGFIPWDDDMDLGMPRKDYEKFLEICQNELPSNVILRIHDDNLGNTSIMDTSLQIEFGGVVCSPFIDVFPLDGYPSDGFHYFLHTNKIKYYRALSKISVINRLHNRDRGFFENSIVKVSKILRLDKLLNTEKINQKLQNTIKKYDFETSDLVGNVLGSYRERELAYKEVFGEPQLLDFETIKISGHADPDAYLTKIYGDYMKLPEESEQKGHFESTWGE; encoded by the coding sequence GTGAGTAAAGTTAGACAGATTCAATTAGGAGAACTATCCTTATTAGAAAAGTATATTGAGATTTGCACAAAACACAATCTTCGATACTATGCTTTAGGGGGCACTTTATTGGGAGCCATTCGTCACAAAGGCTTTATCCCTTGGGATGACGATATGGATTTGGGCATGCCTAGAAAAGACTATGAAAAGTTTCTGGAAATTTGCCAAAATGAATTACCGAGCAATGTCATCTTGAGAATCCATGATGATAATTTAGGCAATACCTCTATCATGGATACCTCGCTTCAAATTGAATTTGGTGGGGTTGTGTGTAGTCCTTTTATCGATGTGTTTCCTTTAGATGGTTACCCATCAGATGGCTTCCACTATTTCTTGCACACCAATAAAATTAAGTATTACCGTGCCCTTTCCAAAATATCTGTCATCAATCGATTGCACAATCGCGACCGAGGTTTCTTTGAAAATTCAATTGTGAAGGTTTCTAAGATCCTTCGCCTAGACAAATTACTAAATACTGAAAAAATCAATCAAAAGTTACAAAATACGATTAAAAAATATGACTTTGAGACAAGTGATCTCGTGGGAAATGTCTTAGGATCCTATCGCGAGAGAGAATTGGCCTACAAAGAGGTATTTGGGGAGCCACAACTCCTTGATTTTGAAACTATTAAAATCAGTGGTCATGCTGATCCGGATGCTTATCTGACAAAGATCTATGGCGATTATATGAAGTTGCCAGAAGAATCAGAGCAAAAAGGTCACTTTGAATCCACGTGGGGAGAATAA
- a CDS encoding WecB/TagA/CpsF family glycosyltransferase, with product MGVRIDPLTMAETVAATEEFVRDKKPLHLMGVNADKLNQCATDEAIKKIVNESEIINADGASVVLAARYLGYSVPERVAGIDLMQELLHLANEKGYSVYFFGAKEEVLTDMLAIFKKDYPNLRVVGHRNGYFSAEEEEAIQEDIREKKPDFVFVGITSPKKEYLIQKFMDNGVNSVFMGVGGSFDVLSGHIKRAPMWMQKANLEWLFRVANEPKRLFKRYFVGNATFIKRVVHEKRKAKK from the coding sequence ATGGGGGTCAGAATTGACCCTTTAACAATGGCAGAAACCGTTGCTGCTACAGAAGAATTTGTACGAGATAAAAAACCACTCCATTTGATGGGGGTCAACGCAGATAAGCTCAATCAGTGTGCGACAGACGAAGCCATCAAGAAGATTGTCAATGAATCTGAAATCATCAATGCAGACGGTGCTTCTGTTGTTCTCGCAGCGCGCTATTTGGGCTATTCTGTCCCAGAGCGCGTAGCAGGCATTGATTTGATGCAGGAATTGCTCCATTTAGCCAATGAAAAAGGCTACTCTGTCTACTTCTTCGGAGCAAAAGAGGAAGTCTTGACCGATATGTTGGCCATCTTTAAAAAGGATTATCCAAATCTCCGAGTAGTGGGCCATCGCAATGGCTATTTCTCTGCTGAAGAGGAGGAGGCTATTCAAGAAGATATTCGTGAGAAGAAGCCAGATTTTGTCTTTGTCGGCATCACCTCTCCTAAAAAGGAGTACTTGATCCAGAAGTTTATGGACAATGGCGTCAATTCTGTCTTTATGGGAGTGGGAGGAAGCTTTGATGTCCTCTCAGGTCATATCAAGCGGGCACCTATGTGGATGCAAAAAGCCAATCTGGAATGGTTGTTCCGTGTGGCCAACGAACCCAAACGGCTCTTTAAGCGTTATTTTGTAGGAAATGCCACTTTTATTAAGAGAGTAGTACATGAAAAACGGAAAGCAAAAAAATAA
- a CDS encoding glycosyltransferase family 4 protein: protein MKNGKQKNNILHISRTMDIGGAERIVYQLATDLKDEFDQVHVASTGGLWEEKLAENGIQHHRILDIDSKQPATVLKILASLSKIIKENEITLVHTHHRMAAFYIRLLQMRHPNLLHVYTAHNVFKDKLPLYKFALGKARTVAVSQAVQENILNDVRSKNSIVIYNGVKMKQSEHTVNEITQCDGIKIGCIARLSEQKGLPYLIEAMSLVTNPSVSLFLIGDGELKNDLINQTKELDLEERIHFLGYRSDVVECINSFDFCVLPSIFEGFGLVAIEAFMNGKTMIATDIPGVNEVVNSENGLLVPAEDPQALAQAIKQLAGDPEKRASLAAQAKRDYESKYSYPIFLDNYRNFYQFMRKGSK from the coding sequence ATGAAAAACGGAAAGCAAAAAAATAATATTCTTCACATTTCGCGGACCATGGATATCGGTGGAGCGGAACGTATTGTCTATCAGTTGGCGACAGACCTCAAGGATGAATTTGATCAGGTTCATGTCGCATCAACTGGTGGATTGTGGGAAGAAAAACTAGCAGAGAATGGGATTCAACACCATCGGATTCTAGACATCGATAGCAAACAGCCAGCTACGGTGCTCAAGATCCTTGCTAGTCTCTCCAAGATCATCAAAGAAAATGAGATTACTCTTGTCCACACCCATCACCGGATGGCTGCTTTCTATATTCGTTTGCTGCAGATGCGCCATCCGAACTTGCTCCATGTCTATACAGCTCATAATGTTTTCAAGGATAAATTACCACTTTATAAATTCGCCCTAGGAAAGGCTCGAACGGTTGCTGTCAGTCAAGCTGTCCAGGAAAATATCCTTAATGATGTGAGGTCAAAAAACTCTATTGTGATTTATAATGGAGTAAAAATGAAACAAAGTGAGCATACAGTAAATGAAATTACTCAGTGTGACGGTATCAAAATAGGATGTATCGCTCGCCTGTCCGAACAAAAAGGGTTACCCTATCTGATCGAAGCTATGTCACTAGTGACAAATCCAAGTGTATCCTTGTTTCTTATCGGTGATGGAGAATTGAAAAATGATTTGATAAATCAAACCAAGGAGCTGGATTTGGAAGAAAGAATTCATTTTTTAGGTTATCGGAGCGACGTGGTAGAGTGTATCAATAGCTTTGACTTTTGTGTTCTTCCATCGATTTTTGAAGGATTTGGATTGGTTGCAATCGAGGCCTTTATGAACGGCAAAACCATGATTGCAACAGATATTCCAGGTGTGAACGAAGTAGTGAATTCTGAGAATGGGCTCCTCGTCCCAGCTGAGGATCCGCAAGCCTTAGCTCAAGCAATTAAACAATTAGCAGGGGATCCTGAGAAAAGAGCCTCTTTAGCTGCTCAAGCAAAGAGAGATTATGAAAGCAAGTATAGCTATCCGATCTTTTTAGACAACTATCGCAACTTTTACCAATTCATGAGGAAGGGTTCAAAATGA
- the wecB gene encoding non-hydrolyzing UDP-N-acetylglucosamine 2-epimerase, with protein MKKVMLVFGTRPEAIKMCPLVNELKQHDTIETVVCVTGQHKEMLDQVLDVFRVVPDYNLGIMKANQTLFTITTSILEKIQPVLEEEKPDIVLVHGDTTTTFATALAAFYMGIKVGHVEAGLRTYNLQSPYPEEFNRQATSIVADYNFAPTQVSKENLQKEGRTNIFVTGNTVIDALKTTVKEDYDHPILEWAKGSKLIMLTAHRRENLGEPMEHMFRAVNRILDEFEDVKVVYPIHKNPKVRELASKIFGENERMKIIEPLEVIDFHNFMNQSYMILTDSGGVQEEAPSLGKPVLVMRDTTERPEGVAAGTLKLVGTEEENIYRNFKLLLEDQDEYEKMSQASNPYGDGTACQQIVEIIMKGLA; from the coding sequence ATGAAAAAAGTAATGTTGGTGTTTGGGACGCGTCCAGAAGCCATTAAAATGTGTCCTTTGGTCAATGAACTCAAACAACACGATACCATTGAAACCGTAGTCTGTGTAACGGGGCAGCACAAGGAAATGCTGGACCAAGTGTTAGACGTTTTTCGTGTTGTTCCAGACTATAATCTAGGCATTATGAAGGCCAATCAAACATTATTTACCATTACGACCTCTATCTTGGAAAAAATCCAACCGGTATTAGAAGAGGAAAAACCTGATATTGTCCTCGTCCATGGGGATACCACAACCACCTTTGCAACAGCTTTGGCGGCCTTTTATATGGGCATCAAAGTGGGGCATGTGGAAGCAGGTCTTCGGACTTACAATCTTCAAAGCCCATATCCTGAAGAGTTTAACCGTCAAGCTACTTCCATAGTGGCAGATTACAATTTTGCTCCAACCCAGGTTTCAAAAGAGAATCTTCAAAAAGAAGGACGGACCAATATTTTCGTTACAGGAAATACTGTTATTGATGCCTTAAAAACAACGGTAAAAGAAGACTACGACCACCCTATATTGGAGTGGGCAAAAGGGAGCAAGCTCATCATGTTGACGGCCCACCGTCGCGAAAACCTTGGAGAACCTATGGAGCACATGTTCCGTGCGGTCAACCGGATTTTGGATGAGTTTGAAGATGTAAAGGTGGTCTATCCCATCCACAAAAATCCAAAGGTCAGAGAATTGGCTAGCAAGATTTTTGGAGAGAATGAGCGAATGAAAATCATTGAGCCCTTGGAAGTGATTGATTTTCATAATTTCATGAACCAAAGCTATATGATCTTGACGGACTCAGGTGGCGTCCAAGAAGAAGCGCCTTCCTTAGGAAAACCTGTCCTTGTCATGCGTGATACGACAGAGCGTCCAGAAGGTGTGGCTGCAGGGACTTTGAAATTGGTCGGAACAGAAGAAGAAAACATCTATCGCAACTTCAAGCTCCTTCTGGAAGACCAAGATGAATACGAGAAGATGAGCCAGGCAAGTAATCCTTATGGGGATGGAACAGCTTGTCAACAGATTGTAGAAATTATCATGAAGGGATTAGCATAA